DNA sequence from the Pseudoduganella plicata genome:
TGGTACGGAAGTGGCCCAGCGAGACGCTGTTCTCCACCTTGCAGGCAACGGAACAGGCGTGACAGCCGATGCAGCGCTCCAGGTCGAGCGCCATGCCCCAGCGCGGGGCGGTCGTAGCGGGATTCAAGATAATGGTTCTTCAGTGTGAATCAGTGGGTGAATGCGACGCCCAGGCCCAGCGCGACGACGACGGCGACCGTCAAGGACAGGCCATGCAGGCCCACCAGCAGCAACCAGCGCCACGCCGTCCCCCAGCCGCTCTTGCGATAGACCCGCCGCATGGACCAGGGCAGGTAGACCAGCAGCCAGCAGAACAGGACGAATTTCAGGAAGCCCTCGGGCATCACGAGGAAGGCGCCGAACAGCACGAACGCAAAGGCATTCGTGTGCAGCGCGAACAGCACGTGCTCGCCGTAGCGGCGGCCCGTGCCCAGGTACAGCAGTTTCAGGTACAGGGCGAACAGCGGCATCAGGCAGAACATCGCGTAGGGCGCATAGCGGAAGAAGCTGGCCCGCAGGATCTCGCTCTTCTGTTGCATGCTCAGGCGGTCAAAGCGATCGATCGACTCGCGCAGCCCCGGCGCCAGCTTTTCCAGCGGCGTCGGCAAGGTCGTGTGGCGCGGCATGTCGGCCGGCAGGTCGTCCGCGTCGCCGATCACCAGCGCGCCCGGCTTCGCGGCCTGCGTTGCGGCAGGCTTGCCGTGGGCATCGTCCCCGGTACTGAACTGCACGACATCGGTGCCGGATAGTTTCATCAGCGCGAAAAACAGGATCGACAGGGACAGGTACAGCCGCAGCGGCTCGACATAACGGCGCCGCCGGCCGGCCAGATACTCGTTGGTCAGCGCGCCGGGACGGAACAGCAGCAGCGCGAGGGTGCGCCACAGGCGTCCCTCCAGCGCCACGTAATGGCCGACGAATTCATGGACGAACTCGCCCAGGCTCGGCATGTGCAGCCGCGTCTCCTGGCCGCAGGCAGCGCAGTAATGGCCGTTCACGGCGGTGCCGCAGTTGCGGCAGCTGGCGGGCACGTCATGGCGTCCGGCCGCTTCGATCGTCGCTGGTTTCAATTCCGGATCCCCTGGTGAAAACGACATGCTACGCATTCCATGCAATAAATGCACCATGACAAGACGGGAAACCAACAGTCCAA
Encoded proteins:
- a CDS encoding DUF3667 domain-containing protein, with the protein product MKPATIEAAGRHDVPASCRNCGTAVNGHYCAACGQETRLHMPSLGEFVHEFVGHYVALEGRLWRTLALLLFRPGALTNEYLAGRRRRYVEPLRLYLSLSILFFALMKLSGTDVVQFSTGDDAHGKPAATQAAKPGALVIGDADDLPADMPRHTTLPTPLEKLAPGLRESIDRFDRLSMQQKSEILRASFFRYAPYAMFCLMPLFALYLKLLYLGTGRRYGEHVLFALHTNAFAFVLFGAFLVMPEGFLKFVLFCWLLVYLPWSMRRVYRKSGWGTAWRWLLLVGLHGLSLTVAVVVALGLGVAFTH